From a single Brassica rapa cultivar Chiifu-401-42 chromosome A01, CAAS_Brap_v3.01, whole genome shotgun sequence genomic region:
- the LOC103869019 gene encoding protein MICRORCHIDIA 2 isoform X6, which translates to MSHNAKTVVAADVVHLDSDDDDDVGGGGGGRGLSLIETPQVPSTTANATVAPLETLECRSFWKAGESYVTPNVVSQAAPGMLEHARVHPKFLHSNATSHKWAFGAIAELLDNAVDEIQNGATFVKIDKIDIAKNNSPALVFQDDGAGMDPNGIRKCMSLGYSSKKSNTTIGQYGNGFKTSTMRLGADAIVFSRSTRSGKATQSVGLLSYTFLRRTGQDDVIVPMIDIDISKERPQPIIYGSSEDWSTNLDILLKWSPFSTKDELFQQFDDIGTHGTKVIIYNLWLNDEGIYELSFDDDDEDIRLRDESVHDGKRVHAKELERRSHISYHLRYSLRAYTSMLYLEKFKNFKIILRGIPVKQFNIADEFRYPEIIKYRPQIATIEQATTEIKVGFIKEAPKLPVCGYNVYHKNRLIRPFWKVTMDGSALGNGVVGVLEANFIEPAHDKQDFERSSLFQRLEARLKKIIYDYWSSHSHVFGYRTPQMPADKSKRIPIPDQPPTVNTFNPFPSPSSQGGPVIREINISNATSVRTVAAPPPHMRNSTGVRNNFQPVQLTPQPAVTDTRNKHVGKSVEEISQENIQLFMKCEEYVKKETEMEQTVRNLEKELEEAKSKCAQLAMLVDAKKKEMQQV; encoded by the exons ATGTCTCACAACGCGAAAACTGTAGTCGCCGCCGACGTCGTGCATTTAGACAGTGACGACGACGATGacgtaggaggaggaggaggaggaagaggattGTCTCTAATCGAAACTCCGCAAGTTCCAAGTACAACCGCTAATGCGACGGTGGCTCCACTGGAAACCCTAGAGTGCCGGAGCTTCTGGAAGGCCGGAGAAAGCTATGTGACACCGAACGTTGTTTCGCAAGCTGCTCCAG GTATGCTTGAGCATGCTCGTGTTCATCCCAAGTTCCTTCACTCTAATGCCACGTCACACAAATGGGCCTTTGGAG CCATAGCTGAACTACTTGACAATGCTGTTGATGAG ATACAAAACGGTGCAACCTTTGTTAAGATCGATAAGATCGATATTGCAAAGAATAATTCTCCAGCTTTAGTATTCCAAG ATGATGGCGCTGGGATGGATCCCAATGGAATCAGAAAATGCATGAGCTTAGGCTACTCATCAAAGAAGTCTAATACAACTATTGGACAGT ATGGAAATGGTTTCAAGACAAGTACCATGAGACTTGGAGCTGATGCCATTGTTTTTAGTCGCTCAACACGTTCAGG GAAAGCTACTCAAAGCGTTGGCCTTCTGTCTTACACATTCCTTAGAAGAACTGGTCAAGATGATGTCATTGTTCCTATG ATTGATATTGATATATCCAAGGAGCGGCCACAACCAATTATCTATGGATCTTCAGAAGATTGGTCTACCAACCTTGACATTCTTCTCAAATGGTCTCCATTCTCAACAAAGGACGAACTTTTTCAACAG TTTGATGATATTGGAACGCATGGAACAAAAGTAATTATCTACAACTTGTGGCTTAATGATGAAGGAATCTATGAGCTGAGTTTTGACGACGACGATGAA GACATCCGGCTCCGAGATGAAAGTGTCCATGATGGAAAACGGGTGCACGCTAAAGAATTGGAACGGAGATCTCATATTTCATACCACTTACGTTACTCTCTGAGG GCTTACACTTCAATGTTATATCTGGAAAAGttcaaaaacttcaaaattataCTTCGGGGAATCCCTGTCAAGCAGTTCAACATTGCTGATGAATTCAGATATCCTGAAATTATAAAGTACAGGCCCCAGATAGCTACAATTGAGCAA GCTACCACTGAAATCAAAGTTGGATTTATAAAGGAGGCACCTAAACTTCCAGTCTGCGGTTACAATGTCTATCACAAAAACCGTCTTATCCGG CCATTCTGGAAGGTCACTATGGACGGGTCAGCTTTAGGCAATGGTGTTGTAG GAGTTCTTGAAGCAAACTTCATAGAACCAGCTCATGACAAACAAGATTTTGAGAGGTCTTCTTTATTCCAGCGGTTGGAAGCGAGGTTGAAGAAGATTATCTACGATTACtg GAGTAGCCACAGCCACGTTTTCGGGTACAGAACTCCTCAAATGCCTGCAGATAAGTCAAAAAGGATACCGATACCTGATCAACCACCTACTGTCAATACATTCAATCCTTTTCCTTCCCCTTCTTCTCAAGGTGGGCCAGTAATACGCGAAATCAATATTAGTAATGCCACTTCAGTCCGTACAGTTGCCGCTCCACCGCCACATATGAGAAATTCTACTGGTGTAAGAAATAACTTCCAGCCCGTGCAGCTTACTCCTCAACCTGCAGTTACC GATACTAGAAACAAGCACGTTGGCAAGTCAGTGGAGGAGATAAGCCAAGAGAACATACAACTCTTCATGaa GTGCGAGGAATATGTAAAGAAGGAGACTGAAATGGAACAGACT GTAAGGAACTTAGAAAAAGAACTGGAAGAAGCTAAAAGTAAATGTGCACAGCTTGCTATGCTTGTGGATGctaagaagaaggagatgcaACAAGTTTAA